In one Roseburia intestinalis L1-82 genomic region, the following are encoded:
- a CDS encoding AAA family ATPase has translation MGIYLNPGNEEFQKALNSKIYVDKTMLISEMNQNLNTEHQNICVSRPRRFGKSMTANMLVAYYSKGCDSKSMFADYKIAQDESFEANLNKYNVLHVNMLDFLNRAQSVDAMIDYMQKRLLWDIRREYGDVDCFDREDLIDVLENIYSQKKQKFIIIIDEWDCIFRKYPGDDEAQKKYLDFLCLWMKDKPYIALAYMTGILPIKKYGEHSALNMFDEYSMTNQRELAEFTGFTEEEVQSLCVSYGMPYDRMKQWYDGYDLKGVQIYNPRSVVMSLLGHDFDSYWTKTETYEALKKYIQMDMYHLKALVTQLISGSCIRINPDKFQNDMSTFASVDDVFTLLVHLGYLTYDFENKTVSIPNQEVQKEFINCIEDGGWEPVMDAIRNSKALLQATIDGKEEYVAEMIEQVHQENISILKYNDENSMSCVLSLAYYAARKDYVMYREFAGGKGFADIVFVPRKFRDVPAIVVELKWDKASDAAIAQIKKKQYMQSLKDYHGQVILAGINYDSTDSTKDDYKRHSCSIEKINL, from the coding sequence ATGGGAATATATTTAAATCCGGGAAATGAAGAATTTCAGAAAGCACTTAATTCCAAGATATATGTGGATAAAACCATGCTGATTTCTGAAATGAATCAGAATCTGAATACCGAACATCAGAATATATGCGTAAGCAGACCTCGCCGTTTTGGAAAATCTATGACTGCAAATATGCTTGTAGCTTATTATAGCAAGGGATGTGATTCGAAAAGCATGTTTGCGGATTATAAGATTGCACAGGATGAAAGTTTTGAGGCAAATCTGAATAAATATAATGTCCTTCATGTCAACATGCTTGACTTTCTTAACCGGGCGCAGTCGGTGGATGCAATGATCGATTATATGCAAAAGAGACTTTTATGGGATATCAGGCGGGAATACGGAGATGTAGACTGTTTTGACCGGGAAGATCTTATTGATGTATTAGAGAACATCTATAGTCAGAAAAAACAGAAATTTATCATCATTATCGACGAGTGGGACTGCATATTTCGAAAGTATCCGGGGGATGATGAAGCACAGAAAAAATATCTGGATTTCTTGTGCCTGTGGATGAAAGATAAGCCATATATTGCGTTGGCTTATATGACGGGAATACTGCCGATTAAAAAGTATGGCGAGCATTCAGCTCTCAATATGTTTGATGAATATTCCATGACCAATCAAAGGGAACTCGCTGAATTTACCGGGTTTACGGAAGAGGAAGTTCAAAGTCTGTGTGTGTCATATGGTATGCCTTATGACAGAATGAAACAGTGGTACGATGGATATGATTTAAAGGGCGTTCAGATCTATAATCCAAGATCGGTTGTTATGTCATTGCTGGGACATGACTTTGACAGTTATTGGACGAAGACAGAGACATATGAGGCATTAAAAAAATATATCCAGATGGACATGTATCACTTGAAGGCATTAGTCACACAGCTTATATCAGGCAGCTGTATAAGGATTAATCCGGATAAGTTTCAGAACGATATGTCCACATTTGCGAGCGTAGATGATGTATTTACACTTTTAGTGCATTTGGGGTACCTGACCTACGATTTTGAGAACAAGACGGTTTCTATTCCAAACCAGGAGGTGCAGAAAGAGTTTATTAATTGCATAGAGGATGGCGGATGGGAACCGGTTATGGATGCGATTCGCAATTCAAAAGCACTGCTTCAGGCAACCATAGATGGAAAAGAAGAATATGTTGCGGAAATGATCGAGCAGGTGCATCAGGAAAATATATCCATTTTAAAGTATAATGATGAAAACTCTATGTCGTGTGTGCTTTCGCTGGCATATTATGCTGCAAGAAAAGATTATGTGATGTATCGGGAATTTGCCGGGGGAAAAGGATTTGCTGACATTGTGTTTGTCCCGAGAAAGTTTAGAGATGTGCCGGCGATCGTGGTGGAATTAAAATGGGATAAAGCCTCAGATGCAGCGATTGCACAGATAAAAAAGAAGCAGTACATGCAGAGCCTGAAAGATTATCATGGACAAGTGATTCTTGCTGGAATCAATTACGACAGCACAGATTCCACAAAGGATGATTATAAAAGGCATAGCTGCAGTATAGAAAAAATAAATCTATAA
- a CDS encoding glycosyltransferase family 2 protein, whose translation MLSVCIITKNEEHNIERCLKSFQNTGFELIVADTGSSDQTKKIAAEYTDHIYDFPWCDDFSAAKNFAVSKAAYPYVMVIDSDEYLQKIDMPELEKLIAAHTGEVGRIQRINIISGKDGKQENKEWINRIFSKEKFHYTGRIHEQVTAYDEKEYLTYKAPVVIGHTGYDLPQAERKKKALRNIHLLEQELKSLGWDANAHADELEQNIKHSKSQKIMPTQNIADLKKMEQIPYLLYQLGKSYYMAEDYNEACFWFAHGLSYDLEPKLEYVIDMVETYGYALINSGHAGEALFFENIYEEFGNSADFQFLMGLIYMNNAMFDAAVGEFLKAVKHRDCRMAGVNSYAAYYNVGVINECLGKISEAKYYYQKCGGYEPAVKRLKLL comes from the coding sequence ATGTTATCAGTCTGTATCATCACCAAAAACGAAGAACACAATATAGAGCGCTGCCTTAAATCTTTCCAGAACACCGGATTTGAGCTGATCGTAGCGGATACTGGATCGTCAGATCAGACAAAAAAAATTGCTGCAGAATACACCGATCATATCTATGATTTTCCATGGTGCGATGATTTTTCCGCAGCAAAGAATTTTGCAGTTTCAAAAGCAGCATATCCGTATGTAATGGTCATTGACAGCGATGAATATTTACAGAAGATCGATATGCCGGAGTTAGAAAAACTGATTGCTGCACATACAGGCGAAGTTGGCAGGATACAAAGGATCAACATTATTTCCGGAAAAGACGGCAAGCAGGAGAATAAGGAATGGATTAACCGTATTTTCTCAAAAGAAAAATTTCATTATACAGGAAGAATCCATGAACAGGTGACTGCATATGACGAAAAAGAATATCTTACATACAAAGCACCGGTTGTGATCGGGCATACAGGCTATGATCTGCCACAGGCAGAGAGGAAGAAAAAGGCGTTGCGCAACATCCATTTGTTGGAGCAGGAGTTAAAGAGCTTAGGATGGGATGCAAATGCGCATGCAGATGAGCTGGAGCAAAACATAAAGCATTCCAAATCGCAAAAGATAATGCCGACACAAAACATTGCGGATTTAAAGAAAATGGAGCAGATCCCGTATCTTTTATACCAGCTTGGAAAAAGTTATTATATGGCAGAAGATTATAATGAGGCATGTTTCTGGTTTGCCCATGGTTTAAGCTATGATCTTGAACCAAAGTTAGAGTATGTGATCGATATGGTGGAAACCTATGGCTATGCACTGATCAACAGCGGACATGCAGGGGAGGCACTTTTCTTTGAAAACATTTATGAAGAATTTGGAAACAGTGCGGATTTCCAGTTTCTGATGGGACTGATCTATATGAATAATGCTATGTTTGATGCCGCAGTGGGAGAATTTTTAAAAGCGGTAAAACACCGCGACTGCCGGATGGCAGGGGTAAATTCCTATGCAGCATATTATAATGTGGGTGTTATCAATGAATGTCTGGGAAAAATCAGTGAGGCGAAGTATTATTATCAGAAATGTGGCGGTTATGAGCCGGCGGTAAAACGTTTGAAACTATTGTAG
- a CDS encoding AAA family ATPase, with product MAGNIAIGIQDFSTIIQGNYFYIDKTPFIKEWWDCGDSATLITRPRRFGKTLTMSMVEQFFSIDYAGRSDLFEHLAIWKEEKYRNLQGTYPVISLSFANIKEPTYELTRQKICQLLSKLYTEHVYILESGILRGSDITFFQRMLTTSENMNDVDATLALYQLSSFLYQYYGKKKVIILLDEYDTPIQEAFVDGYWDQLVCFTRSLFNSTFKTNPWLERGIMTGITRVSRESIFSDLNNLKVVTTTSDEYATAFGFTEEEVFDALDRFQVGEEKEKVKLWYDGFIFGNHKDIYNPWSILNFIDTKTFQAFWANTSANSLVGKLIREAGHSIKEQFELLLHGESIRSVIDEQIVYNQLNGSERAIWSMLLASGYLKVLHYEKYDEIPEGTQPKYELALTNLEVNLMFQNMIHAWFDDAEQEYNDFINALLENDVDAMNEYMNGVALRTFSSFDTGKQPSVSKPEKFYHGFVLGLLVDLQDHYYLTSNRESGFGRYDVMIEPKQPAERDAYIIEFKVFNARREKNLEDTVETALAQIREKKYVENLVERGISKEHIHCYAFAFEGKTVLIESAADHPQNAEN from the coding sequence ATGGCTGGAAATATAGCGATCGGTATACAGGATTTCTCAACGATCATCCAGGGAAACTATTTTTATATAGATAAAACGCCTTTTATTAAAGAATGGTGGGACTGTGGGGACAGTGCGACTCTGATTACCCGTCCACGTCGTTTTGGGAAAACGCTTACAATGAGTATGGTGGAGCAGTTTTTCTCCATAGATTATGCAGGCAGATCGGATCTGTTTGAACATCTGGCAATCTGGAAAGAAGAAAAATACCGTAATCTGCAGGGAACCTATCCGGTCATCAGTCTGTCATTTGCGAATATCAAGGAACCGACTTATGAGCTTACAAGGCAGAAAATATGCCAGTTACTTTCAAAATTATATACGGAGCATGTTTACATTTTGGAAAGTGGAATCCTGCGCGGGTCGGACATCACATTTTTTCAAAGAATGCTGACAACATCAGAGAACATGAATGATGTGGATGCAACACTTGCCTTATATCAGCTGTCGAGTTTTCTTTATCAGTATTACGGTAAGAAAAAGGTGATCATTTTACTGGATGAATATGATACGCCGATACAGGAAGCATTTGTGGATGGTTATTGGGATCAGCTGGTGTGCTTTACCAGAAGCCTGTTTAATTCCACGTTTAAGACGAATCCATGGTTGGAACGCGGAATTATGACTGGAATTACGAGAGTCAGCAGGGAGTCTATTTTTTCGGATCTGAATAATTTGAAAGTAGTTACCACCACATCGGATGAATATGCCACTGCATTTGGATTTACAGAAGAAGAAGTATTTGATGCATTGGATCGGTTTCAGGTTGGAGAAGAGAAAGAAAAGGTAAAATTGTGGTATGATGGATTTATTTTCGGAAATCATAAAGATATTTATAATCCTTGGTCTATCTTGAATTTTATAGATACAAAAACTTTTCAGGCGTTTTGGGCAAATACAAGTGCAAACAGTCTTGTCGGTAAGTTGATCCGCGAGGCGGGGCATAGTATCAAAGAGCAATTTGAATTATTACTGCACGGAGAAAGCATCAGATCCGTCATTGATGAACAGATCGTATATAATCAGTTAAACGGAAGTGAGCGTGCAATCTGGAGTATGCTTCTGGCGAGCGGATATTTAAAGGTGCTTCATTATGAGAAATATGATGAGATCCCAGAGGGGACGCAGCCAAAGTATGAACTGGCACTGACGAATCTGGAAGTAAATCTGATGTTCCAGAACATGATACATGCCTGGTTCGATGATGCAGAACAGGAATATAATGATTTCATCAATGCTCTGCTGGAAAACGATGTGGATGCCATGAACGAATATATGAATGGTGTAGCACTGCGTACTTTCAGCAGCTTTGATACAGGAAAGCAGCCATCTGTATCAAAACCGGAGAAGTTTTATCACGGATTTGTATTAGGACTTCTGGTAGATTTACAGGATCATTATTATCTGACTTCCAATCGCGAAAGCGGGTTTGGCAGATATGATGTCATGATAGAGCCGAAACAGCCGGCGGAACGAGATGCATATATAATCGAATTTAAGGTATTTAATGCACGCAGAGAGAAAAATCTTGAAGATACAGTAGAAACGGCTTTGGCACAGATCAGAGAAAAAAAGTATGTTGAAAATTTAGTGGAACGTGGGATTTCCAAAGAACATATCCACTGTTATGCATTTGCATTTGAAGGAAAGACAGTCCTGATCGAATCGGCTGCTGATCATCCACAGAATGCCGAAAATTGA
- a CDS encoding glycosyltransferase family 2 protein: MKKVSVIIPCFNATKYLPKCFMSLVQQTIGISQIELIFVDDASTDDGSTWNMLQEFERAYPESIMILKLEENMRQGGARNIALQYATGEYIAFVDADDFVADNFLLETYEKAKESDADIIQFEYFYYTDRLGAVDSGRNVTPEVIKISSVSERKKFLISEKVTYGCWNKLYRHDLLKKAHTSYAEHVIYEEPLFVYPLLYFADKIVILNDAYYYYRQNDAGTMRNDMKQEETLKMHADVQLAVWNFMKETPFFQEYYDEIKLYFLHTYLYETLYFAKLRGFQPSYSFCEELEKTVILEVPDYEESVYSALIPKQMELYRMIGKGMTEEKFGEYWEQL; the protein is encoded by the coding sequence ATGAAAAAAGTAAGTGTCATTATCCCATGTTTCAACGCAACAAAATATCTTCCGAAATGTTTTATGTCACTTGTACAGCAGACAATCGGGATCAGTCAGATTGAGCTGATTTTTGTAGACGATGCTTCTACGGACGACGGTTCTACCTGGAACATGCTGCAGGAATTTGAACGCGCCTACCCGGAAAGTATTATGATCTTAAAGCTTGAGGAAAATATGCGTCAGGGCGGCGCAAGAAATATTGCCCTGCAGTACGCAACGGGTGAATATATTGCATTTGTTGACGCAGATGATTTTGTTGCTGATAATTTTCTATTGGAAACTTATGAAAAAGCAAAAGAATCGGATGCTGATATCATCCAGTTTGAATATTTTTACTATACAGACCGTCTGGGTGCCGTAGACTCTGGTCGGAATGTTACACCGGAAGTGATTAAAATTTCTTCTGTCAGTGAACGCAAAAAATTTCTGATCTCAGAAAAAGTTACTTATGGCTGCTGGAATAAACTTTACCGACATGATCTGCTGAAAAAGGCTCATACCTCCTACGCAGAACATGTCATTTATGAGGAGCCGCTTTTTGTATACCCTCTTTTATATTTTGCAGATAAAATCGTGATCTTAAACGATGCCTACTATTATTACAGGCAAAACGATGCCGGAACCATGCGAAATGATATGAAACAGGAAGAAACCTTAAAGATGCATGCTGATGTCCAGCTTGCAGTCTGGAATTTTATGAAAGAAACCCCATTTTTTCAGGAATATTATGACGAGATCAAGCTGTATTTTCTCCATACCTATCTGTATGAAACGCTGTACTTTGCAAAACTCCGGGGGTTCCAGCCTTCCTATTCTTTCTGCGAAGAATTAGAAAAAACGGTTATCCTGGAGGTGCCGGATTATGAGGAGTCTGTTTACAGTGCTCTGATTCCAAAACAGATGGAGCTGTATCGGATGATCGGGAAGGGGATGACGGAGGAGAAGTTCGGAGAGTATTGGGAGCAGCTGTGA
- a CDS encoding NAD-dependent epimerase/dehydratase family protein gives MILGGNGFIGRNLCDYIVRQGHEIEEQNNILKMQLEVIDKKDEHIRC, from the coding sequence ATTATTTTAGGCGGAAATGGATTTATAGGACGGAATCTGTGCGATTATATTGTCAGACAGGGACATGAAATAGAAGAACAAAATAATATTTTAAAGATGCAATTAGAAGTTATAGATAAAAAAGATGAGCATATCAGATGTTAG
- a CDS encoding formyltransferase family protein produces the protein MAHSVDDRISIVYIGNLPDMIRILTDSKKFMIKAVVCESKKRTLELEDVAQKANLSLFDVKNKAELESVLIKENISVAVMYDFGIIIPQTVIEQINIFNFHPGSLRTNRGSSPLNWAVLLGEKTTEMSLHKISAEIDMGELVSTSVCYLEYKDTPGTLRKKLEQRIPDMLTDLYEYLKGNRHGKLIEEGIYRRRIEEKDYTINPETDTLLQVNAKIHSQAEYKGAIVECNGEKIYIKCWGDFEKVFGSNDAAVI, from the coding sequence ATGGCACATAGTGTTGATGATAGGATTTCTATTGTATATATCGGAAATTTACCGGATATGATCCGGATTCTGACAGATTCAAAAAAATTTATGATCAAAGCAGTGGTATGTGAATCTAAAAAGCGAACATTAGAGTTAGAAGATGTGGCACAAAAAGCAAATCTGTCTTTATTTGATGTAAAAAACAAAGCAGAACTGGAATCTGTTTTAATAAAAGAAAATATTTCCGTGGCAGTTATGTATGATTTTGGAATTATTATTCCACAGACGGTAATAGAACAGATAAATATTTTTAATTTCCATCCAGGGAGCCTTCGGACAAACCGTGGAAGTTCGCCATTAAACTGGGCAGTACTTTTAGGGGAAAAGACGACGGAAATGTCCTTGCATAAAATTTCAGCAGAAATTGATATGGGGGAACTGGTATCGACATCTGTCTGCTATTTGGAATATAAAGATACACCCGGAACTCTCAGAAAGAAACTTGAACAGCGTATTCCGGATATGCTGACAGATTTATATGAATACTTAAAAGGCAATCGGCATGGAAAGTTGATAGAGGAAGGCATATACCGGAGAAGAATTGAGGAGAAAGATTATACAATAAATCCGGAAACAGATACCCTGTTGCAGGTAAATGCAAAGATACATTCACAGGCAGAGTACAAGGGCGCGATAGTGGAGTGCAATGGGGAGAAAATATATATTAAGTGCTGGGGGGATTTTGAGAAAGTGTTTGGTTCAAATGATGCTGCAGTAATATAA
- a CDS encoding WbqC family protein, with the protein MGKKVAILQSNYIPWKGYFDIINMVDEFILYDDMQYTRRDWRNRNKIMTPTGLIWLTIPVENKGKFYQKINETKVLDHEWVDKHWRSIQYNYAKTEYFSEYEERIHNIYEACREESYLSKINYLFLKEICDILHINTKITWSSDYTLVDGKTERLVGLVKEAGGDYYLSGPAAKDYIVEKYFEDAGITLDWMDYSGYPQYKQMSKQFEHGVSILDLIFNEGPKASEYMKSLKR; encoded by the coding sequence ATGGGAAAAAAAGTGGCTATATTGCAATCAAATTATATACCGTGGAAAGGATATTTTGACATTATCAATATGGTGGATGAATTTATCCTTTATGATGATATGCAGTACACCAGAAGGGACTGGAGAAACAGAAATAAAATCATGACACCTACAGGGCTGATATGGCTTACTATTCCGGTTGAAAATAAAGGTAAGTTTTATCAGAAGATTAATGAAACGAAAGTGTTGGATCATGAGTGGGTAGATAAGCACTGGCGAAGTATCCAGTATAATTATGCAAAGACAGAATATTTTTCAGAATATGAAGAACGCATTCACAATATTTATGAGGCATGCAGGGAAGAAAGTTATTTAAGTAAAATTAATTATCTGTTTTTAAAAGAAATTTGTGATATTCTGCACATTAATACGAAAATAACCTGGAGTTCGGATTATACGCTGGTTGACGGAAAAACAGAACGTCTGGTAGGCCTTGTAAAGGAAGCAGGGGGAGACTATTATCTTTCCGGACCTGCTGCAAAAGATTATATAGTAGAAAAATATTTTGAAGATGCAGGTATAACACTTGACTGGATGGATTATTCTGGGTACCCACAATACAAGCAGATGTCAAAACAGTTTGAACATGGCGTTTCCATACTAGACCTTATCTTTAATGAAGGTCCTAAAGCATCAGAATATATGAAGAGTTTAAAAAGGTAA
- the rffA gene encoding dTDP-4-amino-4,6-dideoxygalactose transaminase encodes MINFNEPVYVEKGIGYITEAILKYRRLNGDGEFTKLCTTWFQERYGKKVLFTTSCTHALEMAALLCDIQPGDEVIMPSFTFVSTADAFVLRGAKIKFVDIRPDTMNIDETLIENAITDKTKAIVPVHYAGVACEMDTILDIAKKKSLFVIEDAAQGMMSTYKGWALGCIGDFGTYSFHETKNYTMGEGGLIFVNREEYVHTAEIIREKGTNRSQYFRGEIDKYSWVDKGSSYLPSELNMAYLLPQLEIAEEINNRRLMLWELYYSRLQELQEEGKIGLPYVPKECQHNAHMFYIKTADLEERTELIAYLGQNGIKSVFHYVPLHTSIAGRKYGQFIGEDRYTTKESDRLLRLPMFYALKEEEVIYVTDKIKEFYKGR; translated from the coding sequence ATGATTAATTTTAATGAACCCGTATATGTAGAAAAAGGGATTGGGTATATTACAGAAGCAATTTTGAAATATCGAAGATTGAATGGAGACGGAGAATTTACAAAACTTTGTACTACCTGGTTTCAGGAAAGATACGGAAAAAAGGTTTTATTTACAACTTCGTGTACACATGCGTTGGAAATGGCAGCATTGCTTTGTGATATCCAGCCGGGAGATGAAGTGATTATGCCATCGTTTACATTTGTTTCCACGGCAGATGCATTTGTACTGAGAGGTGCAAAAATTAAATTTGTGGATATACGGCCGGATACCATGAATATAGATGAAACATTGATTGAAAATGCAATTACGGACAAAACAAAGGCAATCGTTCCTGTGCATTATGCAGGAGTGGCATGTGAAATGGATACGATTCTTGATATTGCGAAAAAGAAAAGCCTGTTTGTCATAGAAGATGCGGCGCAGGGAATGATGTCAACCTATAAAGGATGGGCTCTTGGCTGTATAGGTGATTTTGGTACATACAGTTTTCATGAGACAAAAAACTATACCATGGGAGAAGGCGGGCTGATTTTTGTCAACAGGGAGGAATATGTTCATACTGCAGAAATTATCAGAGAAAAAGGAACAAACCGTTCACAGTATTTTAGAGGCGAAATAGATAAATATAGCTGGGTGGATAAGGGATCATCGTATTTGCCGAGTGAATTGAATATGGCATATTTATTGCCACAACTGGAAATTGCAGAGGAGATCAACAACAGGCGACTGATGTTATGGGAGTTATATTACAGCAGGTTACAGGAATTGCAAGAGGAGGGCAAAATCGGATTACCTTATGTTCCGAAGGAATGCCAACATAATGCCCATATGTTTTATATAAAAACTGCAGACCTGGAAGAAAGAACTGAGTTGATCGCATATCTGGGGCAGAATGGAATTAAATCGGTATTTCATTATGTACCGCTACATACATCGATTGCAGGCAGAAAATATGGACAGTTTATTGGGGAAGATCGTTATACAACCAAGGAGAGTGATAGACTGCTCCGGCTTCCTATGTTTTATGCATTAAAGGAAGAAGAAGTAATTTATGTTACGGATAAAATAAAGGAATTTTATAAGGGGCGATAA
- a CDS encoding glycosyltransferase — protein sequence MVSFTPVQWLQTIISNCMQMISIENDRKLSAINPKDLKKIYESYSEEEKNKIHQLIRYQFNVKDSVLILSYIIKVIQLDEFQMDAARQICREEYDWVTQIMLEIQVDKIPYELKCKIHRNNIASIFKALQEEYTYIPVCNRNHNRIMIITEQLTENLNHAPTRMTFEIANTLQKKFGFDVEIITCASNEKLPFYIWIGAVFYNSGEYGYVEKIYKDSVLSIYQYPLRDCNIKDYRQMLSKIYEFNPLFVFEMGVCNPIADLPHIFTTTVNLNMVTEAPVSEADIFVRHTRLEESIENLYEKNLNPYQKQIFMNNRFPALFDTDGVEYTRQELNLPEDKFLIAIIGNRLDQEITDSFEQFMKKILQKSEKVDFVIIGETKDLQKRLVNNMFEKRIHYLGYCPNLKGTVGALDLYLNPERLGGGWSSMIALYAGIPVVTLPTGDVAYNVSGEFVVSNYEEMYETICRYMRDSEFYKAQQQEAIQYAKAHGENKVIDFCDEMLKGIKEILLND from the coding sequence ATGGTTAGTTTTACTCCGGTACAGTGGCTGCAAACAATTATTTCAAATTGTATGCAGATGATTTCTATAGAAAATGATAGAAAACTATCTGCGATAAATCCAAAAGATTTGAAGAAAATATATGAGAGTTATTCAGAAGAAGAAAAGAATAAAATACATCAATTAATTAGATATCAATTTAATGTCAAAGATTCTGTGTTGATATTATCTTACATAATAAAAGTAATTCAATTGGATGAATTTCAAATGGACGCAGCAAGACAGATTTGTAGGGAAGAGTACGATTGGGTTACACAAATTATGTTGGAGATTCAAGTTGATAAGATTCCATATGAACTCAAATGTAAAATTCACAGAAATAACATAGCAAGCATTTTCAAGGCATTGCAGGAAGAATATACATATATACCTGTCTGTAATAGAAATCATAATAGAATTATGATTATAACAGAACAGTTAACGGAAAATTTGAATCATGCACCGACGAGAATGACTTTTGAAATAGCAAATACTCTTCAGAAAAAGTTTGGATTTGATGTTGAAATTATTACTTGTGCAAGTAATGAAAAACTTCCTTTTTATATATGGATAGGCGCGGTGTTTTATAATTCTGGTGAATATGGTTATGTAGAAAAAATTTATAAGGATAGTGTTTTATCGATATATCAGTATCCCTTGCGTGATTGTAATATCAAAGATTATCGCCAGATGCTTTCTAAAATTTATGAATTTAATCCGTTATTTGTGTTTGAAATGGGAGTATGTAATCCAATTGCAGATTTGCCACATATATTTACGACAACAGTAAACCTTAATATGGTAACAGAGGCGCCTGTTTCTGAAGCAGATATATTTGTCAGACATACAAGGTTAGAGGAAAGTATAGAAAATCTTTATGAAAAAAATCTGAACCCGTATCAAAAACAAATATTTATGAATAACAGATTTCCAGCATTGTTTGATACAGATGGCGTAGAATATACAAGACAGGAACTTAATTTACCTGAAGATAAATTTTTGATTGCAATTATTGGAAATCGGCTGGATCAGGAAATAACAGATTCATTTGAGCAGTTTATGAAGAAAATACTGCAAAAGAGCGAAAAGGTTGACTTTGTTATAATTGGTGAAACTAAAGATTTACAAAAACGGTTAGTAAATAATATGTTTGAGAAGCGTATACATTATTTGGGATATTGCCCAAATTTAAAGGGTACGGTTGGTGCATTGGATTTATATCTTAACCCTGAACGTCTAGGAGGCGGTTGGAGCAGTATGATTGCCTTATATGCAGGAATACCGGTTGTGACATTGCCGACAGGTGATGTGGCATATAATGTTTCGGGAGAGTTTGTTGTAAGCAATTATGAAGAAATGTATGAAACTATATGCAGATATATGAGAGACTCAGAGTTTTATAAAGCACAGCAACAGGAAGCAATACAATATGCAAAAGCACATGGAGAAAATAAAGTTATAGATTTTTGTGATGAAATGTTGAAAGGAATTAAGGAGATTCTGTTAAATGATTAA
- a CDS encoding flagellin N-terminal helical domain-containing protein translates to MVVNHNMALICESRQLRCNVKNMEKSSKKLATGYKLLGANDDAAGLQISETMRHQTRGLNKASRNSQDGISMLQTADAALQETQEVLDRMTDLTTQAANDINTDADRRAIQDEIDQLNQEVDRIAYTTNFNQQYILADGTPQARPGYYMIQTGSLAGQGIEIKFVNASKESLGVDKVDVSSHAKATESIAVVQNAIEKAASFRDTFGAQQERLEHALRGTDNTSESTQRAESSRRDTNMNMEMVQYSTNRILVQASQSILAQYNDDAKYVLEMLK, encoded by the coding sequence ATGGTAGTTAATCATAATATGGCATTGATCTGTGAGAGTAGACAGTTACGATGTAATGTGAAGAACATGGAGAAGTCTTCAAAAAAGCTGGCAACAGGTTATAAATTGCTTGGAGCAAATGATGATGCAGCAGGATTACAGATATCAGAAACCATGCGTCATCAGACCAGAGGTCTTAACAAAGCATCCAGAAATTCGCAAGATGGAATTAGTATGCTGCAGACAGCAGATGCAGCATTACAGGAGACACAGGAAGTGTTGGATCGAATGACGGATCTGACAACACAGGCAGCTAATGATATCAATACGGATGCGGATCGTCGTGCAATTCAGGATGAAATCGATCAGTTAAATCAGGAAGTGGATCGTATTGCATATACGACGAATTTTAATCAGCAGTATATATTAGCGGATGGAACTCCGCAGGCAAGACCAGGATACTATATGATACAGACAGGAAGTCTTGCGGGACAGGGAATAGAGATTAAGTTTGTTAATGCGAGCAAAGAGAGCTTGGGTGTGGACAAGGTTGATGTATCATCGCATGCAAAAGCGACAGAATCTATAGCAGTGGTACAGAATGCAATTGAAAAGGCAGCTTCGTTTAGAGATACATTTGGGGCACAACAGGAGCGGTTAGAACACGCATTGCGTGGAACGGATAATACATCAGAAAGTACACAGAGGGCAGAATCAAGTAGACGCGATACCAACATGAATATGGAGATGGTACAATATTCTACAAACCGTATTTTAGTACAGGCATCTCAGAGTATTTTAGCACAGTACAATGATGATGCAAAATATGTGTTGGAAATGTTAAAATAG